In one Nicotiana sylvestris chromosome 8, ASM39365v2, whole genome shotgun sequence genomic region, the following are encoded:
- the LOC104245094 gene encoding B-type cell cycle switch protein ccs52A-like, whose product MEISSSSSDLNPKTPSRINQLIPGFNSYHPSPSRTIYSDRFIPSRSSSNFALFDLPLPPHSSSSEDSSNAYTSLLRSALFGSDCGSVVPPVTPEKSSGLNSRNLQISRPNCNIFRYKSETRQSLQSLSPFGYDDQLPGFSPSPVKATRKVPRSPFKVLDAPALQDDFYLNLVDWSPNNVLAVGLGSCVYLWHASSSKVVKLCDLGIDDSVSSVGWAQRGTHLAVGTSNGKVQLWDASRCKRIRTMEGHRLRVGALAWSSSVLSSGSRDKSILQRDIRAQDDYVSKLSGHKSEVCGLKWSYDSRELASGGNDNRLFVWNNHSTQPVLKYCEHTAAVKAIAWSPHLHGLLASGGGTADRCIRFWNTTTNTHLSCMDTGSQVCNLVWSKNVNELVSTHGYSQNQIIVWRYPTMSKIATLTGHTYRVLYLAISPDGQTIVTGAGDETLRFWNVFPSPKSKNTETEIGASSLGRTHIR is encoded by the exons ATGGAAATCTCAAGCTCATCTTCAGATCTTAATCCCAAAACCCCATCACGGATTAATCAACTAATCCCGGGTTTTAATTCTTATCATCCATCCCCATCTCGAACAATCTACAGTGATCGTTTTATTCCCAGTAGATCTTCGTCCAATTTTGCCCTTTTTGACCTCCCTTTACCCCCACATTCCTCTTCCTCTGAAGATTCCAGCAATGCATATACCTCACTGCTTCGTTCAGCTTTGTTCGGATCCGATTGCGGGTCGGTTGTGCCGCCTGTTACGCCCGAGAAGTCGTCGGGTTTAAATTCAAGAAATTTGCAGATTAGTAGACCCAATTGCAATATTTTTCGGTATAAGAGTGAGACCCGGCAATCTTTGCAGTCATTGTCGCCTTTTGGGTATGATGATCAGCTCCCCGGTTTTAGTCCTAGCCCAGTCAAAGCTACCAGGAAAGTTCCAAGATCTCCTTTTAAG GTATTGGATGCACCGGCTTTGCAAGATGATTTTTATCTGAACCTTGTTGACTGGTCTCCGAATAACGTGTTAGCTGTGGGACTAGGGAGCTGTGTGTATCTATGGCATGCATCTAGTAGCAAG GTAGTGAAGTTGTGTGACCTGGGAATTGATGATAGTGTTAGTTCAGTTGGTTGGGCACAAAGGGGAACACATCTTGCTGTTGGAACAAGTAATGGGAAAGTCCAG TTATGGGATGCCTCTCGTTGTAAGAGAATAAGGACGATGGAGGGACATCGATTACGAGTTGGTGCACTGGCTTGGAGCTCATCAGTACTGTCTTCAGGAAGCCGAGACAAGAGTATTCTTCAGCGTGATATACGTGCTCAAGATGATTATGTCAGTAAGCTGAGTGGTCATAAATCAGAG GTTTGTGGGCTCAAATGGTCTTATGATAGCCGTGAATTAGCTTCAGGTGGAAATGATAACAGG CTCTTTGTATGGAACAACCATTCAACACAACCTGTGCTAAAATACTGCGAGCATACTGCTGCTGTAAAGGCTATTGCGTGGTCCCCCCATCTTCATGGTCTTCTGGCTTCTGGTGGTGGCACAGCTGATCGATGCATTCGATTCTGGAACACCACCACTAATACACATCTCAGTTGCATGGACACTGGTAGTCAG GTTTGCAATCTTGTATGGTCTAAGAATGTCAATGAATTAGTCAGCACGCATGGTTACTCTCAAAACCAAATAATAGTTTGGAGATATCCGACAATGTCTAAG ATAGCTACACTAACAGGCCACACATATAGAGTTTTATATCTTGCTATCTCTCCAGATGGGCAG ACAATTGTAACTGGAGCAGGAGATGAAACACTTAGATTCTGGAATGTTTTCCCTTCTCCTAAATCTAAG AACACCGAGACTGAAATTGGCGCATCTTCGCTTGGTAGAACTCATATCAGATGA